From Streptomyces durmitorensis, a single genomic window includes:
- a CDS encoding siderophore-interacting protein produces the protein MAERPARKAPKAHVAQVVRTERLTPHMQRVVLGGEGLAEFTVGDSTDHYVKLLFGAEGVTYPEPFDIQRIREEFPRDQWPVTRTYTVRSWDPQTRELAVDFVIHGDEGLAGPWAKRVEPGATVHFLGPGGGYAPDAGADWHLLAGDESALPAIAAALEALPEGAKAYAFVEIADADEEQKISTAAEIEWLHRGQRPVGEALVEAVRSLDFPAGDVQAFVHGEAGFVKELRRYLRVEREVPRERLSISGYWRLGHNEDGWQASKRDWNAQVEAEQESAPSA, from the coding sequence ATGGCAGAACGTCCGGCACGCAAGGCACCGAAGGCCCACGTCGCGCAGGTGGTGCGCACCGAGCGCCTCACCCCGCACATGCAGCGCGTCGTCCTGGGCGGCGAGGGCCTCGCCGAGTTCACGGTGGGCGACTCCACCGATCACTACGTGAAACTGCTCTTCGGCGCCGAGGGCGTGACGTATCCGGAGCCCTTCGACATCCAGCGGATCCGCGAGGAGTTCCCCCGCGACCAGTGGCCCGTGACGCGTACGTACACGGTGCGCTCCTGGGACCCGCAGACCCGCGAGCTCGCCGTGGACTTCGTCATCCACGGCGACGAGGGCCTCGCGGGCCCGTGGGCCAAGCGCGTCGAGCCGGGCGCCACGGTCCACTTCCTCGGCCCGGGCGGCGGGTACGCCCCGGACGCCGGCGCCGACTGGCATCTGCTCGCCGGTGACGAGAGCGCGCTGCCCGCGATCGCCGCCGCCCTGGAGGCACTGCCCGAGGGCGCCAAGGCGTACGCCTTCGTGGAGATCGCCGACGCGGACGAGGAGCAGAAGATCAGCACGGCCGCGGAGATCGAGTGGCTGCACCGCGGGCAGCGCCCCGTGGGCGAGGCGCTCGTCGAGGCCGTACGCTCCCTCGACTTCCCGGCGGGCGACGTGCAGGCGTTCGTGCACGGCGAGGCCGGTTTCGTGAAGGAGCTGCGCCGGTACCTCCGCGTGGAGCGCGAGGTCCCGCGCGAGCGCCTCTCGATCTCCGGCTACTGGCGCCTCGGCCACAACGAGGACGGCTGGCAGGCGTCGAAGCGGGACTGGAACGCGCAGGTGGAGGCGGAGCAGGAGTCGGCCCCCTCGGCCTGA